The sequence below is a genomic window from Tenacibaculum tangerinum.
AAAAAACTAGCGACGGAATTAATATAGAAACAACACACTTTAAAGTTACGAATGATAAATTATGTGGAAATCTAAAAAGTTGGTTTTATGACTTTGAGAACACATATTTTGTATTGGACTTGAAAACGGACAAAATAACTGAATTCAAAACAGAATCTGAGTTTAATGAATATGCCGAAAATAATAAATTACCTAAATCAAATGAACTTTTGAGTTTTGAAGGTAATTATAGAAACCATTGGGGCGGAATAAGATTTCTGCTCTTACCATGAAAAAGAAAAATACTGGTGTTAACAAACAACCAAAATAGAAAACTCCTTTTCTTTACAGTATTTGCATTACGCTTGTAACGCATCCTTAAATCAAACGGACATCTATCCACAAAAACCTAACAATTTAAACTTCAAATTCAAAATTGTTTTATACCAAAAACTCAAATAAATTAGGTTTATCGTTTAGATATTCACCATAAAAATTTCGTGTTTTCATTCTTTCAATAAGCGGTTGCAAATCCTCCTTCTTTTCTAGTTCTATACCCACAACTGCCGGTCCGTTTTCTCTATTGGTTTTTTTAGAATATTCGAAAAAGGTAATATCATCATTCTCGCCCAATACCTCAGCAACAAATTCTTTTAAAGCCCCTGCACGCTGTGGAAAACGAATGATAAAATAGTGTTTCAATCCGCCATATAACAACGCACGCTCTTTTATTTCGGCAGTGCGAGTGATATCGTTATTACTGCCGCTCACCACACATACAACATTTTTACCTTTTAATGCTTCTTTATAAAAATCAAGTACACTGATGGTTAAAGCGCCAGCAGGCTCCACTACGATGGCCTCTTTATTGTACATTTCTAGAATTGTCTGACATACTTTTCCTTCAGGAACCGTAACGACTTCTGATAAGTTCTCTTGACAAATTTTGTACGTCAACTTTCCTACTTGTTGTACGGCTGCACCATCTACAAACTTGTCAATGCTATCTAGGATAATATTTTTATTTGCTTCTATAGATTTTTTCATAGAAGGGGCTCCTAAAGGCTCAACTCCTATTACTTTTGTAGTTGGTGATAACAACTTAAAAACACTCGACAAACCAGCAGCCAATCCGCCGCCGCCTACAGGCACAAATACATAGTCGATAGCTTGTTGTGCTTGTTCTAAAATTTCTAGTCCTACCGTTGCTTGACCCTCAATAATTTTTTCGTCGTTAAACGGGTGTACAAATGTTTTTTGCAAGCTATCAGATACTAACTTCGCCGCTTTATAAGCATCGTCGAAGGTATCGCCCACCAATTTGATAGCTACAAAATCACCTCCGAACATTTTTACTTGTTCTACCTTTTGTTTCGGAGTTGGTGCGGGCATATAAATCGTTCCGTAAATCTCTTTCTTTCTACAGGCTAAGGCAACTCCTTGCGCATGATTTCCTGCACTTGCACACACAATTCCGTTTTCTAATTCCTCTTTTGTCAAAGAACTTATTTTATTGTAAGCACCTCTAATTTTATACGAACGAACTTGTTGCAAATCTTCCCTCTTTAAAAAGATATTGGCATCAAAATGGGATGACAGATTAAAATTTTCTTGCAACGGAGTAACCGCCACAACTTCTTTTAAAGTTGCAGCAGCTTCCTCTATTGCTTCTAACTTAGGAAAATAAGTTTTTCTTTGAACTTCCATATTTTTATGCTAACACAGGTTCTTCTTTAGTCACATTTGTTTTAATTACCTTCATCGCCGTCATCGCCTCACGTAACTCTGCTCCTATCTTTTCAATCGGATGATTGCGAATAGCGTTGTTTACTTTAATTAATTCTAAATTATCTACTTCATTGCTTGTACTGTACTCTTTCCCAACAACATCAGTATGTACAGATTTCATAAAATCAGTTAACAAGGGTTTTGCTGCATGGTCGAATAAATAACACCCATATTCAGCAGTATCAGAGATAATACGGTTCATCTCAAACAGTTTCTTACGAGCTACCGTGTTGGCTATTAATGGCAATTCATGTAACGACTCGTAATAGGCCGAGGCTGAAATAATTCCTGATTTTACCATGGTTTCAAAAGCGAGCTCTACGCCCGATTTTACGAAAGCAACTAACAAAGTTCCTTTATCAAAATACGTTTGTTCTGAAATTTCTTCGGAAGTAGCGGCTGTTTTTTCAAAGGCTGTTTCTCCAGTCGCTGCGCGCCATGTATGTAAGTTTACATCATCGTTCGCCCAGTCTTCCATCATCGTTTTTGAAAAATGTCCTGACATAATATCGTCCATGTGCTTGCTAAACAATGGAGCTAATATTTCTTTTAATTCTTCGGAAAGTTGATAGGCTTTGATTTTTGCTGGATTCGATAAACGGTCCATCATATTGGTAATACCTCCATGTTTTAATGCTTCGGTAATGGTTTCCCATCCATATTGAATGAGCTTTGAAGCATACGCAGGTTCAATACCTTCTTCGACCATTTTATTAAATGATAAGATAGACCCTGTTTGTAACACCCCACATAAAATGGTTTGTTCTCCCATTAAATCTGATTTTACTTCGGCAACAAACGACGATTCTAACACTCCTGCTCTATGACCTCCTGTTGCATAGGCATAGGCTTTTGCTTGCGCCCATCCTTTGTTTTCTGGATCATTTTCAGGGTGTACAGCGATAAGTGTTGGTACTCCGAATCCACGCTTATACTCCTCTCGTACCTCGCTTCCTGGGCATTTAGGCGCCACCATAATTACAGTAATATCTTTGCGTACCTGCATTCCTTCTTCCACAATATTAAATCCGTGAGAGTACGATAAAGTAGCTCCTGATTTCATCAAGGGCATTACCGCTTCTACCACTTGAGTATGTTGCTTATCTGGTGTTAAATTGCACACCAAATCGGCTGTTGGAATGAGCCCTTCATAAGTTCCTACCTTAAAACCGTGTTCGGTGGCATTTTTATAGGATTGACGCTGTTCTTTGATGGCTTCATTACGTAGTGCGTAAGAAATATCCAATCCTGAATCGCGCATGTTTAATCCTTGGTTCAATCCTTGTGCTCCACATCCTACAATTACCACTTTCTTACCCTTTAATGCGGCAATTCCTTCAGAAAACTCTTCTGTGTTCATAAACCTACATTTTCCTAACTGCGCTAATTTTTCTCTTAATGATAATTGGTTGAAATAATTTTTCATTTCTTTCGTATTTGTGTTTTTTATGCTTTTATTAATTGTAATAATTGAGATACGGGCATTTCATCCTTCGTAATGGCTATTCTTCCTGATCGTACGAATTGCATGATACCGTGTTTGTCTAAAATATGATACAACTCTTCCACTTCTTCCTTTTTGCCAGACTTTTCCAACACAAAAAAGTTTTTATTAATGTTGATGACTCTTGATTTACTTTGATTGATAATCGTTTGAATTTCATCGTTGTTGGTTAACAAATCGGTACTGAGTTTAAACAAGCATGATTCTTGGTAAACCGTTTCTTCATCGGTATGGTAAAAAGCTTTGATAACCTCTACTTGCTTTTCAATTTGACCAATTATTTTTTTCATTTGCTCTTCTGTGATTTTTACTAAAAGTGTAATTCTAGAAACACTTTTAATTTCCGAAGAAGAACTGTTTATACTTTCAATATTAATATGTCTTCGTTGAAATATGGCTGATATTCTATTTAACAATCCAACATTGTTTTCTGTATAAATAGAAACTGTATAGGTGTTTTTTGTACTCATTTTTTGTTATTTTAATCGAATATCTGATACCGATGCTCCTGTAGGAATCATTGGAAATACGTTGTTTTCTTTTTCTACGCATACTTCTAAAAAATAAGCGTCTTTAGATTGCATCATTTCTTGAACAGCGGTTGCTAAATCTTCTCTTTTAGTTACTCTATTTGCGGCTATATGATATCCTTTGGCAATCGTAACAAAGTCAGGATTCGTCATTTCAGTCGAGGCATATCGTTTGTCAAAAAACAATTGTTGCCATTGTCGTACCATTCCTAAAAACTCGTTATTTAACACCACTATTTTCACAGCAGCTTTCGTTTGTAAAATCGTTCCTAATTCTTGTATGGTCATTTGGTAGCCACCGTCGCCAATTACCGCAATCACCTCACGTTCTGGAGTTCCCATTTTAGCTCCAATCGCTGCTGGTAATGCAAAGCCCATGGTACCTAATCCGCCAGAAGTAATACTACTTTTAGATTGATTGAATTCAGCATAACGACTTGCTATCATTTGGTGTTGCCCCACATCGGTAACTACAATAGCTTTTCCTTCTGAAGCTTCGTTTAGCTGTTTGATAACCTCTCCCATCGTGAGTCCTTCTTTGGTAGGGTACAAATCATTTTGTATCACTTTATCAAACTCTATGGCATCTAATTTTCTAAACTCTTGCAACCATTCTTTGTGTGAATTTTCTTGTAATAGTGGTTGCGCCGCTGCCAAGGTCTCTTTTACATTTCCTAAAACAGCAACAGTTGTTTTCACGTTTTTGTCAACTTCTGCAGGATCTATTTCAAAATGGATTACTTTGGCTTGTTTTGCATAACGACTCAAATCTCCCGTAACACGGTCGTCAAAACGCATTCCAATAGCGATTAGCACATCACATTCGTTGGTCAATTTATTCGGACCATAATTACCATGCATACCTACCATACCTACATGCAACGGATGTTTGGTTGGTAAAGCTGATAAGCCTAATAAGGTGCTTGCCGATGGAATTCCTGCTTTTTGTATAAACGCTTTGAATTCTTCTTCTGCTTCTCCAAGAATTACTCCTTGCCCCCAAACCACCAATGGCTTTTTTCGCCGCATTAATAAAGGCTACAGCCGCTTCAACGCTTTGCATATCCATCGTAGGAACTGGTTGATAACTTCGTATAGACGTACACTTTTTATATTCGAAATCAAACTCTTCAAACTGCGCATTCTTGGTAATATCAACCAAAACAGGACCGGGTCGTCCTGAACGGGCAATGTAAAATGCTTTTGCCATTACCTCAGGGATTTCGCTTGCTTTGGTTATTTGATAATTCCACTTGGTTACAGGCGTTGAAATACCTACAATATCGGTTTCTTGAAACGCATCGGAACCCAATAAGTGAGACCCGACTTGACCCGTAATGCAAACCATTGGGGTTGAATCAATCTGTGCATCGGCAATTCCTGTAATTAAATTCGTCGCTCCTGGACCCGAAGTTGCTATAGCTACTCCCACTTTTCCCGTTGCTCTTGCATACCCTTGTGCCGCATGGGTAGCCCCTTGCTCGTGACGTGTTAATACATGATGTAATTGATCTTGGTATTTATACAACTCGTCATATACTGGCATAATAGCCCCTCCTGGATATCCGTATAACAAATCGACTCCTTCTGCCAATAAACATTTAATTACGGCTTCTGCACCTGTAATGGTTACTTTTTGGGTGGTTTCTTGTGCTGTTTGTTGTTGTGTTTTTGCTTCCATAAACTCAGCTTTGTGCTTTTAGCTTTTGGCTATATGCTTAGTTATTTTATTAAATTTTAACGTTATTCAACATCGTCTTTAATCTTGACTCTTTTATTCTTTTCTCAAACTAAAATTCGTCGGTTACACATCCGTTAGAGGCAGATGCCACGGTTCTTGCATATTTATAGAGTACGCCTCTTGTTACTTTTAAAGGTGGCGCCACCCATTCTTGTTTTCTTTTTGTTAATTCTTCTTCTGAAACTTCTAGATTAATGGTATTCGTTTCAGCATTGATGGTGATGGTATCTCCGTCTTTTACCAAAGCAATGACACCTCCTTCTTGAGCTTCTGGCGTAATGTGCCCGACTACAAACCCGTGCGTACCTCCCGAGAAACGACCATCGGTAATCAAGGCTACTTCTTTACCCAATCCTGCTCCCATAATTGCGGCTGTTGGTTTTAACATTTCTGGCATTCCTGGTCCGCCTTTGGGACCTTCATACCGAATTACAACAACATCTCCTTTGGCCACCTTTCCGTCGCGTATGCCATCATTCGCTGCATATTCACCTTCAAAAACTTTGGCTTTTCCTGAAAAATACAAGCCTTCTTTTCCTGTTATTTTAGCTACGGAACCCTCTTTTGCTAAATTTCCGTAGAGCATACGTAAATGCCCCGTGGCTTTGATAGGGTTTTCTGTTGGTTTGATAACTTCTTGTCCGTTTGTTAAACTTGGAACTTCGGTAAGATTTTCGGCAAGTGTTTTTCCAGTCACTGTTAAACAGTCTCCATGTAACAAGCCTTTTTCTAATAAGTATTTTAAAACTGCTGGAGTTCCGCCTACCTTGTGTACGTCTTCCATCAAGTATTTTCCACTCGGTTTTAAATCGGCTAAAAATGGGGTTTCATCAGAAATGCGTTGAAAATCTTCTAGGGTAAATTGCACCTCTGCTGCTTTGGCTATGGCTAAAAAGTGCAATACAGCATTGGTTGAACCTCCCATAACGGTTACCAATCGCACCGCATTTTCTAGAGATTTTTTGGTAACAATGTCTGATGGTTTAATGTCTTTTTCTAACAATACTCGCAATGCTTCCCCTGCTGCAATACATTCTTGTTCTTTATCGTTACTAATGGCAGGATTTGATGAATTATAGGGTAAGCTCATTCCTAAAGCTTCTATCGCCGAAGCCATGGTGTTTGCGGTGTACATTCCGCCACAAGCGCCTGCTCCTGGGCATGCTTTTTCTATAACACTTTGGTACTCTTTTTGGGTAATGGTGCCTGCTACTTTTTCTCCCCAAGCTTCAAAGGCAGAGACTACATCTAATTTTTTTCCTTCATGACATCCTGATGCGATGGTACCTCCATACACTAAAACTGACGGACGGTTTAAACGCAACATTGCCATTAAGGCTCCGGGCATATTTTTATCGCATCCTACCACTGTTACCAATCCGTCATACGACATTGCTTGTACTACGGTTTCCATAGAGTCGGCAATGACATCACGAGAAGGTAGTGAATAACGCATACCTGGGGTTCCCATAGAAATTCCATCAGAAACGCCAATGGTATTAAATATCAATCCAATTAAATCAGCATTTTCAGTTCCTTCTTTTACCAATTTTGCCAAATCATTTAAATGCATATTGCACGGATTTCCTTCGTAACCCGTACTTGCAATTCCTATTAACGGTTTTTCTAAATCTGATTTTGATAAGCCAATGGCGTGCAACATCGCTTGTGCTGCTGGTTGTGTATCGTCTTGCGTTACTTGTTTACTGAATTTATTTAATTCCATATTATTAGCTTGCTTTGCGTTTTTGGCGTAGTCCTAATACTTCGTCTTTATATAATTTCATTAATTGATATCCGTGTGTTTTTTCCCATGCTAATGGAAATTGATATTCATCTAACGATTGTAATCCTACTACTTCGGCTGCGGTTCCTGTAAAAAAGCACGCATCGGCCTGTTTTAACTCTTCTAGGGTAAAGTGCTTTTCTGTTACCAATATTCCTTCTTCTCTGCACAAATCGATAACCGTTGAACGAGTGATTCCAGCCATGATATGACCTCTTGGTGGTGTGTATAATTTTCCGTCTTTCTGCATAAAAACATTTGCTCCTGAACATTCTGCTACATTACCGTTCATATCTAGCAACAGCGCTTCGTCATAGCCATCGTTCTTTGCTTCGTTTGTTGCTAATATAGAGTTGATATAGTGTCCTGTTACTTTTGCTTCTACAAAACATGACTTCGGATTCGGGCGTTGAAATGAGGAAGTTCTTACACGTAGTAATTTATCTCCCATATATTTTCCCCACTCCCAACATTGAATAGTTAAATTCGATTCTTTAGAGCTAAACAAACTCATATCGACTCCGGTAGTAACCAACGGACGTATATAAGCGTCTTTCAATCCATTACGTTCTAACAATTCGTAGGTGATTTGGGTTAGCTCTTCTTCTGAATACGCTAATGGAATGTTCATTACTCCTGCTCCGAACTTTAGCCTTTTATAGTGTTCATACGGCTTAAATATTTTAGTTCCTTCATTCGTGTGGTATGCTCTTATACCCTCAAAAACTCCATTTCCGTAGTGTAAACTTTGGCTGTATACATTGGCAGTGGCGTCTTTTGCCTTAATAAATTGCCCATTCTGATAAATTACTGTTTGTTCGTTGTAATACATTTTTTAATGGTTTCAGTGTTCAAAATTATTTTTCGTTTTTTTATTTATACTTTGGTATTTAGTATTTTAATGATTTCTATTCTGTATAAAAAGAATATAAATAACTGTTTTTAAGTGTTTTAACATTTTAAACTTATGATATTCACAAGAATAAAAAAGCCTGTATCATAAATTAGATACAGGCTTACTTATAGGTAATTATTATCTGTATCAACTCGGTGGAGAGCTAATAATGACAATACTAATTACTACGATGTTAAAAAATTGATTCATCTTTTTACGATATTAAAAAAGGCTTCCTAAAATTTAGGAAGCCTTTTTGTACTTTATATTTTCAACTTGTAAATACCACTTCCCTATCCTTGTGAGCTAATCACAATGACAATAATAGAAATGATATGTAACATTTGTTTTTTCATCTGATGTCACAAATATTTAAAATTATTTTTTAATTATCCTAATCTTTTTTATTTTTTTCTGTGTTTTTTGCTAAAAACAACTTTATAAACTACTGTATTTGTTGCACTTATAAAAAAAATACTTTTTTTTGTTGTAATTATTAAAATTTATTTTATAGATTTGTCGCATTATGCAAACAAATAAAACATATACTCATATACCCAGTTTTCTAGTGCGGTTTGTTAACCGACGCTAGGTCTTCCCTTACACAAAACTGAATATTGTATAATTTTATTTTTTTCTTTTGATTTCAACTAGTTACATTTCTACACCGTTCCAAATTCCTGTTATTATTTTTAATAACGCAATTTGTGTACGACCTATTTTTAACCGACGTCGCCCGTAAGGGTGTTGTTTCTTTTGGGAACCTAGGTGTGTCCGGTTCTTCATTCAGTTCAAAGATTACTAACAAAATATATTTAAAAATCAATTTCAATGAGAGTTGTTATTGCCAATCAATCGCATAGTAAGTATGCTGAAATTATTTGTCAAACTATTGACGAAGCTGCTCTGGTTAGAGGCACAGGAATTGCCAAAAGAAAACCAGAATATATTATTACTAAACTAGAAAATGGGAACGCTGTTATCGCTTTAGACAGAGATAAGTTCGCTGGATTTTGCTATATCGAGGCATGGAGTCACGGTAAGTTTGTTGCTAATTCAGGGTTAATTGTTCACCCCGACTACAGAGGTATTGGATTGGCTAAGAAAATTAAAAAAGTAGTTTTTGAACACTCCAGAGCAAAATTTCCGAATGCAAAGATATTT
It includes:
- the ilvC gene encoding ketol-acid reductoisomerase, coding for MKNYFNQLSLREKLAQLGKCRFMNTEEFSEGIAALKGKKVVIVGCGAQGLNQGLNMRDSGLDISYALRNEAIKEQRQSYKNATEHGFKVGTYEGLIPTADLVCNLTPDKQHTQVVEAVMPLMKSGATLSYSHGFNIVEEGMQVRKDITVIMVAPKCPGSEVREEYKRGFGVPTLIAVHPENDPENKGWAQAKAYAYATGGHRAGVLESSFVAEVKSDLMGEQTILCGVLQTGSILSFNKMVEEGIEPAYASKLIQYGWETITEALKHGGITNMMDRLSNPAKIKAYQLSEELKEILAPLFSKHMDDIMSGHFSKTMMEDWANDDVNLHTWRAATGETAFEKTAATSEEISEQTYFDKGTLLVAFVKSGVELAFETMVKSGIISASAYYESLHELPLIANTVARKKLFEMNRIISDTAEYGCYLFDHAAKPLLTDFMKSVHTDVVGKEYSTSNEVDNLELIKVNNAIRNHPIEKIGAELREAMTAMKVIKTNVTKEEPVLA
- the ilvN gene encoding acetolactate synthase small subunit — its product is MSTKNTYTVSIYTENNVGLLNRISAIFQRRHINIESINSSSSEIKSVSRITLLVKITEEQMKKIIGQIEKQVEVIKAFYHTDEETVYQESCLFKLSTDLLTNNDEIQTIINQSKSRVININKNFFVLEKSGKKEEVEELYHILDKHGIMQFVRSGRIAITKDEMPVSQLLQLIKA
- a CDS encoding GNAT family N-acetyltransferase, with the protein product MRVVIANQSHSKYAEIICQTIDEAALVRGTGIAKRKPEYIITKLENGNAVIALDRDKFAGFCYIEAWSHGKFVANSGLIVHPDYRGIGLAKKIKKVVFEHSRAKFPNAKIFSITTGLAVMKLNSDLGYKPVTFSELTDDQSFWNGCQTCKNYDVLQRTQQKMCLCTGMLYDPNKKTPHIKVKEKVFQRLKRIKETIFLKKDKK
- the ilvA gene encoding threonine ammonia-lyase IlvA, whose protein sequence is MEVQRKTYFPKLEAIEEAAATLKEVVAVTPLQENFNLSSHFDANIFLKREDLQQVRSYKIRGAYNKISSLTKEELENGIVCASAGNHAQGVALACRKKEIYGTIYMPAPTPKQKVEQVKMFGGDFVAIKLVGDTFDDAYKAAKLVSDSLQKTFVHPFNDEKIIEGQATVGLEILEQAQQAIDYVFVPVGGGGLAAGLSSVFKLLSPTTKVIGVEPLGAPSMKKSIEANKNIILDSIDKFVDGAAVQQVGKLTYKICQENLSEVVTVPEGKVCQTILEMYNKEAIVVEPAGALTISVLDFYKEALKGKNVVCVVSGSNNDITRTAEIKERALLYGGLKHYFIIRFPQRAGALKEFVAEVLGENDDITFFEYSKKTNRENGPAVVGIELEKKEDLQPLIERMKTRNFYGEYLNDKPNLFEFLV
- the ilvD gene encoding dihydroxy-acid dehydratase is translated as MELNKFSKQVTQDDTQPAAQAMLHAIGLSKSDLEKPLIGIASTGYEGNPCNMHLNDLAKLVKEGTENADLIGLIFNTIGVSDGISMGTPGMRYSLPSRDVIADSMETVVQAMSYDGLVTVVGCDKNMPGALMAMLRLNRPSVLVYGGTIASGCHEGKKLDVVSAFEAWGEKVAGTITQKEYQSVIEKACPGAGACGGMYTANTMASAIEALGMSLPYNSSNPAISNDKEQECIAAGEALRVLLEKDIKPSDIVTKKSLENAVRLVTVMGGSTNAVLHFLAIAKAAEVQFTLEDFQRISDETPFLADLKPSGKYLMEDVHKVGGTPAVLKYLLEKGLLHGDCLTVTGKTLAENLTEVPSLTNGQEVIKPTENPIKATGHLRMLYGNLAKEGSVAKITGKEGLYFSGKAKVFEGEYAANDGIRDGKVAKGDVVVIRYEGPKGGPGMPEMLKPTAAIMGAGLGKEVALITDGRFSGGTHGFVVGHITPEAQEGGVIALVKDGDTITINAETNTINLEVSEEELTKRKQEWVAPPLKVTRGVLYKYARTVASASNGCVTDEF
- a CDS encoding branched-chain amino acid transaminase, giving the protein MYYNEQTVIYQNGQFIKAKDATANVYSQSLHYGNGVFEGIRAYHTNEGTKIFKPYEHYKRLKFGAGVMNIPLAYSEEELTQITYELLERNGLKDAYIRPLVTTGVDMSLFSSKESNLTIQCWEWGKYMGDKLLRVRTSSFQRPNPKSCFVEAKVTGHYINSILATNEAKNDGYDEALLLDMNGNVAECSGANVFMQKDGKLYTPPRGHIMAGITRSTVIDLCREEGILVTEKHFTLEELKQADACFFTGTAAEVVGLQSLDEYQFPLAWEKTHGYQLMKLYKDEVLGLRQKRKAS